A stretch of the Comamonas testosteroni TK102 genome encodes the following:
- a CDS encoding YgfZ/GcvT domain-containing protein: MTQPKTLPLNGITPISHLGVIRAVGADAASFLHGQLSNDFALLKFDQARLAAFCTAKGRMLASFIGFRRSADEIVLICDRSLLAPTLKRLSMFVLRAQCKLSDATADFALYGLTGQAAQHHAGAAAAPWTLSQQGDAHVLALYPAAGNQRALWIGPAGQAPEGQLLSEDLWQWSEVQSGVATLSAPVVDAFVPQMLNYESLGGVNFKKGCYPGQEVVARSQFRGTLKRRAYLVHAEQALSVGQEVFSAEDLEQATGTVVQAAAAAQGGWDAIVSMQIASSTRDDLFAHAALADGQSADAGKGIGLQVLPLPYELLADI; the protein is encoded by the coding sequence ATGACCCAGCCCAAGACGCTGCCCCTGAACGGCATTACCCCCATTTCCCACCTTGGTGTCATCCGCGCCGTTGGCGCCGACGCAGCCAGCTTTCTCCATGGCCAGTTGAGCAACGATTTCGCACTGCTCAAGTTCGATCAGGCCCGCCTCGCAGCCTTTTGCACGGCCAAGGGCCGCATGCTGGCCAGCTTCATCGGCTTCAGGCGCAGCGCCGATGAAATCGTGCTGATCTGTGACCGCAGCCTGCTGGCTCCCACGCTCAAGCGCCTGTCCATGTTTGTGCTGCGAGCCCAGTGCAAGCTCAGCGATGCGACAGCCGACTTTGCTCTTTACGGACTGACCGGCCAGGCCGCCCAGCACCATGCGGGCGCGGCAGCCGCCCCCTGGACTCTGAGCCAGCAAGGCGATGCCCATGTTCTGGCTCTCTACCCCGCTGCCGGCAACCAGCGTGCGCTGTGGATCGGCCCTGCGGGTCAGGCCCCCGAAGGACAGCTGCTGAGCGAGGACCTCTGGCAATGGTCCGAAGTCCAGAGCGGCGTGGCCACGCTATCGGCTCCGGTGGTTGATGCCTTCGTGCCCCAGATGCTGAACTACGAGTCCCTGGGCGGCGTCAACTTCAAAAAGGGCTGCTACCCCGGCCAGGAAGTGGTGGCCCGCAGCCAGTTCCGCGGCACGCTCAAGCGCCGCGCCTATCTGGTTCATGCCGAGCAGGCTCTGAGCGTGGGCCAGGAAGTCTTCAGCGCCGAAGACCTGGAGCAGGCAACCGGCACCGTGGTGCAGGCAGCAGCAGCTGCGCAAGGCGGCTGGGATGCCATCGTCTCCATGCAGATTGCCTCTTCCACCCGCGACGATCTGTTTGCCCATGCGGCGCTGGCCGATGGCCAGAGCGCCGATGCAGGCAAGGGCATCGGGCT
- the mltG gene encoding endolytic transglycosylase MltG — MRALIRALIFLLLLAALAAGGAWWWLNQPLQLSEPNLELEIEPGTTPRGVAQNVVKAGVQTDARLLYAWFRFSGKDRAIKAGNYELSTGLTPYVLLQKLARGEESLRALTLVEGWNWRQVRAALAREEFLKQDSAGLSDEAVMTALGRVGVPPEGRFFPDTYTYAKGSSDMAVLRRALHAMDRRLADAWAMRAANTPLKSADEALTLASIVEKETGRAADRAQIAGVFSNRLRIGMRLQTDPSVIYGVGASFDGNLRKRDLLEDTPWNTYTRAGLPVTPIAMPGKAALMAAVQPDQTKALYFVARGDGTSHFSASLDEHNRAVNRYQRGQ; from the coding sequence GTGCGTGCCCTTATTCGAGCACTGATATTTTTGCTGCTGCTGGCTGCCCTGGCGGCAGGCGGCGCCTGGTGGTGGCTGAACCAGCCGCTGCAGCTGTCCGAGCCCAATCTGGAGCTGGAGATCGAGCCCGGCACCACGCCGCGTGGCGTGGCGCAGAACGTGGTCAAGGCCGGGGTGCAAACCGATGCGCGTCTGCTCTATGCGTGGTTTCGCTTCTCGGGCAAGGACCGCGCCATCAAGGCCGGCAACTATGAACTGAGCACGGGTCTCACACCTTATGTGCTGTTGCAAAAGCTGGCGCGCGGCGAGGAAAGCCTGCGTGCGCTGACTCTTGTCGAAGGCTGGAACTGGCGCCAGGTGCGAGCGGCGCTGGCGCGTGAGGAATTCCTCAAGCAAGACAGCGCAGGGCTCAGCGACGAAGCCGTGATGACGGCCCTGGGCCGGGTGGGCGTGCCGCCCGAAGGCCGCTTCTTCCCCGACACCTATACCTATGCCAAGGGCAGCTCGGACATGGCCGTGCTGCGCCGTGCGCTGCACGCCATGGATCGCCGTCTGGCCGATGCCTGGGCCATGCGGGCGGCCAATACCCCGCTCAAATCTGCCGATGAAGCCCTGACCCTGGCCAGCATCGTGGAAAAGGAAACCGGCCGCGCTGCAGACCGGGCGCAGATTGCCGGCGTTTTCTCCAACCGCCTGCGCATAGGCATGCGCCTGCAGACCGATCCTTCGGTCATCTATGGCGTGGGGGCGAGCTTCGACGGCAATCTGCGCAAGCGCGATCTGCTGGAGGACACGCCCTGGAACACCTATACCCGTGCAGGTCTGCCCGTCACGCCGATCGCCATGCCCGGCAAGGCGGCGCTGATGGCGGCGGTGCAGCCTGATCAGACCAAGGCGCTGTACTTCGTGGCCAGGGGCGATGGCACCAGCCATTTCAGCGCCTCGCTGGACGAGCACAATAGGGCCGTCAACCGCTACCAACGCGGTCAGTAA
- the tmk gene encoding dTMP kinase, which yields MSTALPKGLFISFEGIDGAGKSSHIEALAQAFRDQGRVVTLTREPGGTPLAEKLRALMLHDAMDPLTEALIAFAARRDHLVQVIEPALARGEVVISDRFTDATFAYQGAGRGFSWEQLSVLERMAQTGTALQAESSPDFMREPDMTLWFDLPAEVAAERLATARVPDRFEAQPGEFFARVAQGYAERARTAPQRFVRIDAHASRHAVWQQITQAVVRKGWLAIMVGSKP from the coding sequence GTGAGTACAGCTTTACCCAAGGGTCTGTTCATCAGTTTTGAGGGCATCGACGGTGCGGGCAAGTCCTCGCATATCGAGGCGCTGGCCCAGGCTTTTCGCGATCAGGGCCGAGTGGTCACGCTCACGCGCGAGCCCGGTGGCACGCCGCTGGCCGAAAAGCTGCGCGCCTTGATGCTGCATGACGCCATGGACCCGCTGACCGAGGCGCTGATCGCCTTCGCGGCCCGGCGGGACCATCTGGTGCAGGTCATAGAGCCGGCGCTGGCGCGCGGCGAGGTGGTCATCAGCGACCGCTTTACCGATGCCACTTTTGCCTACCAGGGCGCGGGCCGTGGCTTCAGCTGGGAGCAGCTGTCGGTTCTGGAGCGCATGGCGCAGACCGGCACGGCGCTGCAGGCAGAGTCATCCCCGGATTTCATGCGCGAGCCTGACATGACGCTGTGGTTTGACCTGCCCGCCGAAGTGGCGGCCGAGCGCTTGGCCACGGCCCGTGTTCCCGACCGCTTCGAAGCCCAGCCCGGCGAGTTCTTTGCCCGCGTGGCCCAAGGCTATGCCGAGCGCGCCAGGACGGCACCTCAGCGTTTTGTGCGTATTGACGCCCATGCCAGCCGCCATGCCGTGTGGCAGCAGATCACCCAGGCCGTGGTGCGCAAGGGCTGGCTGGCCATCATGGTAGGCAGCAAGCCATGA
- a CDS encoding DNA polymerase III subunit delta', which translates to MSASDLEAPWIAAQRGRLLAQRGHAWLLQGPSGLGQYALGLSLVRAWLCEQPSAQGACGHCTSCHAIEVRAHADLCVLMPEVQMMELGWPLPEKAQADIDDKKRKPSKEIRVEAMRDAVEFCQRTSARGRGKAVLVYPAEQMNAITANALLKTLEEPPGDTRFVLASEAAHQLLPTIRSRCLTHTMTWPAAAEAAQWLQAQGLNEPDAAAALQAAGGRPGDALRMAADAGKAAAWAQLPRQLAKGDVAALAAFAPVDAVQALQKICHDLMALAGGGEPRYFSPADLPGKPLPMALLAEWSRELVQAARTADHPFNAGLMMEALASRARAVLISGKAARAVR; encoded by the coding sequence ATGAGTGCCTCCGATCTCGAAGCGCCCTGGATCGCCGCGCAGCGTGGCCGCTTGCTGGCCCAGCGTGGTCATGCCTGGCTGCTGCAAGGGCCTTCGGGTCTGGGCCAGTACGCACTGGGACTGTCGCTGGTGCGCGCCTGGCTCTGCGAGCAGCCGTCTGCACAAGGCGCTTGCGGCCACTGCACCAGCTGCCATGCCATCGAGGTGCGTGCGCATGCCGATCTGTGCGTGCTCATGCCCGAGGTGCAGATGATGGAGCTGGGCTGGCCGCTGCCGGAAAAAGCCCAGGCCGACATCGACGACAAAAAGCGCAAGCCCAGCAAGGAAATCCGCGTGGAAGCCATGCGCGATGCCGTGGAGTTCTGCCAGCGCACCAGCGCGCGCGGACGCGGCAAGGCCGTGCTGGTCTACCCGGCCGAGCAAATGAATGCGATTACCGCCAACGCCCTGCTCAAGACGCTGGAGGAGCCGCCCGGAGACACCCGCTTTGTGCTGGCCAGCGAGGCTGCGCACCAGTTGCTGCCCACCATTCGCAGCCGCTGCCTGACGCACACCATGACCTGGCCTGCCGCGGCCGAGGCCGCGCAGTGGCTGCAGGCGCAAGGCCTGAACGAGCCCGATGCTGCAGCGGCGCTGCAGGCTGCAGGCGGTCGACCCGGCGATGCGCTGCGCATGGCGGCGGACGCAGGCAAGGCCGCTGCTTGGGCGCAGTTGCCAAGGCAGCTGGCCAAGGGAGATGTGGCAGCGCTGGCGGCTTTTGCGCCGGTGGATGCCGTGCAGGCGCTGCAGAAGATCTGCCACGACCTGATGGCCCTGGCCGGTGGCGGCGAGCCCCGGTATTTCTCGCCTGCCGATCTGCCGGGCAAGCCGCTGCCCATGGCGCTGCTGGCCGAATGGTCGCGCGAGCTGGTGCAGGCGGCGCGCACGGCCGATCACCCCTTCAATGCTGGGCTGATGATGGAGGCTCTGGCCTCCAGGGCGCGGGCGGTGCTGATCTCGGGCAAAGCCGCCAGAGCCGTGCGCTAG
- a CDS encoding PilZ domain-containing protein, translating to MNATTTPRPSVMQLAIKEKAALYAAYIPLFAEGGIFVPTQRDYRLGDDVYVLLTLPDDPQRYPVAGRVAWVTPERASGNRTQGVGIQFPKDAKSAELKAKIEQILGTALSSEKPTQTI from the coding sequence ATGAACGCAACTACCACCCCTCGTCCCAGCGTGATGCAGCTGGCGATCAAGGAAAAGGCGGCGCTGTATGCCGCCTATATTCCGTTGTTCGCCGAAGGGGGGATTTTTGTGCCCACGCAGCGTGACTATCGTTTGGGCGATGATGTCTATGTTCTGCTCACCCTGCCCGACGATCCGCAGCGCTATCCGGTCGCGGGCCGGGTGGCCTGGGTGACGCCGGAGCGCGCTTCCGGCAACCGGACCCAGGGCGTGGGCATCCAGTTTCCCAAGGATGCCAAGTCCGCCGAGCTCAAGGCAAAGATCGAGCAGATTCTGGGCACGGCCCTGAGCTCCGAGAAGCCGACCCAGACAATCTGA
- a CDS encoding TatD family hydrolase, with translation MFTDSHCHLNFPELSANIAQIRAAMAAAKVTRALCISTTMEEFPEVHQLALDYDNFWATVGVHPDTEDMTEPSVQDLVERAALPRVVAIGETGLDYYGMEDRKGGRTIADLEWQRERFRTHIRAAQITQKPLVIHTRSSSDDTLGILRECGEADSGTQAGGVFHCFTETAEVARAGLDMGYYISLSGIVTFKNAQHLRDVAAFVPLDRLLIETDSPYLAPVPYRGKTNNPSYVPFVARQIAEVRGISIEEVAAATSANFDRLFKGVTLSVNSGASA, from the coding sequence ATGTTTACCGATTCCCACTGCCACCTGAATTTCCCTGAGCTGAGCGCCAATATCGCGCAGATCCGCGCAGCCATGGCTGCCGCCAAGGTCACGCGCGCGCTGTGCATCAGCACGACGATGGAAGAGTTTCCCGAGGTGCACCAGCTGGCGCTGGACTACGACAATTTCTGGGCCACCGTGGGCGTGCACCCCGATACCGAAGACATGACCGAGCCCAGCGTGCAGGATCTGGTGGAGCGCGCCGCGCTGCCGCGCGTGGTGGCGATCGGCGAGACCGGGCTCGATTACTACGGCATGGAAGACCGCAAGGGCGGTCGCACGATTGCCGATCTGGAATGGCAGCGCGAGCGTTTTCGCACGCATATCAGGGCGGCGCAGATCACGCAAAAGCCGCTGGTCATCCACACCCGCAGCAGCTCCGACGACACCCTGGGCATTTTGCGCGAGTGCGGCGAGGCCGATTCCGGCACCCAGGCCGGCGGTGTCTTTCACTGTTTCACCGAAACCGCCGAAGTGGCGCGCGCGGGCCTGGACATGGGTTACTACATCTCCCTGTCGGGCATCGTGACCTTCAAGAATGCCCAGCATCTGCGCGATGTGGCGGCGTTCGTGCCGCTGGACCGGCTGTTGATAGAAACCGACAGTCCCTATCTCGCGCCCGTGCCCTACCGAGGCAAGACCAATAATCCTTCCTACGTGCCTTTTGTGGCCAGGCAGATTGCCGAGGTGCGCGGCATTTCCATCGAGGAGGTGGCTGCCGCCACCAGTGCCAATTTTGACCGCCTGTTCAAGGGCGTGACCTTGTCCGTGAACTCTGGAGCGAGTGCATGA
- a CDS encoding ankyrin repeat domain-containing protein, whose product MSLFAAPSIASSLNRRQSLRWAGAAVVGVAGLPGLAQANDYEDYSRALVSDNSSAMVNLIFRGFNANTLDSRGRPGLVAALHQDSLKVFDVLLKAPRIDVNLASRQNETPLMMACIKGHLDIVRELIKRGADVNREGWAPLHYAASADTPQTLDIIKLLLEESAYIDAASPNGSTPLMLAAQYSSEAVVRLLLQEGADITLRNQRNMTAADFARLVDRQYMVDLLGKALQHERRTQPPRGSW is encoded by the coding sequence ATGAGTCTTTTTGCTGCCCCATCGATTGCATCGTCATTGAACCGCCGCCAGAGCCTGCGCTGGGCGGGGGCTGCTGTCGTCGGGGTGGCGGGCCTGCCAGGGCTGGCCCAGGCCAATGACTACGAGGACTATTCGCGGGCGCTGGTCAGCGACAACTCCAGTGCCATGGTGAATCTGATCTTTCGCGGCTTCAACGCCAACACCCTGGATTCGCGCGGGCGGCCGGGGCTGGTGGCGGCCCTGCATCAGGACTCGCTCAAGGTCTTTGACGTGCTGCTCAAGGCGCCGCGGATCGATGTCAATCTGGCCTCGCGCCAGAACGAGACGCCGCTGATGATGGCCTGCATCAAGGGCCACCTCGATATCGTGCGCGAGCTGATCAAGCGCGGCGCCGACGTGAATCGAGAGGGCTGGGCGCCGCTGCACTATGCAGCCTCCGCCGACACGCCGCAGACGCTGGACATCATCAAGCTGCTGCTCGAAGAAAGCGCCTATATCGATGCAGCATCGCCGAACGGCAGCACGCCGCTGATGCTGGCTGCCCAGTACAGCAGCGAAGCCGTGGTCAGGCTGCTGCTGCAGGAGGGGGCGGACATCACGCTGCGCAACCAGCGCAATATGACGGCAGCGGACTTCGCCAGGCTGGTGGACCGGCAGTACATGGTCGATCTGCTGGGCAAGGCGCTGCAGCATGAGCGCCGTACCCAGCCCCCGCGCGGGAGCTGGTAG